The genomic DNA TTTTCGACAAAGCGCGGCAGCGTTAGTAAAAAGCTGGCGCCCCCTATTTCATGGGGATCGTACTGGAGATCGCCCCCCATCCGTTGCGCCAACTGTCGACTCAGCGCCAGTCCCAACCCTACGCCCGGCCGTGATTCGGCGGCCTCGCGGGCCGATTTTTGAAACGGTTGAAACAGTCGTCGACGCTCGCTTGCGGCAACTCCGGGACCATGTTCGTGGAGTCTGAAAATGACGGAGCGCCGATCGGCGCGATGCGCAATTCGTGAGTCACTGCCGATGCAAATGCGGCGCTACGTTCGCTCAGGCGGATTACGCCAAGGACCAGTGCCGTGATCGCGGCGGCGTTCGGTTTGGCTTTTTTCTCGCTCAACAGAATTGTCTGAAAGAATTAACGCAGTTGCTTGACAATGGGGGGGGGCGCGACATTACCCTCTCACTCGCGGATTTTCCCTCATCGTTATCAGTGTGGCGCCTCACGCGACCGTTTGCTGGCCAGACCCGGACTAAAAAAAGGAAACGCTAATGCGCAGAACAATACTTCGGCGCTTCTTTTTACTGAGCGCTGGTCTAGCGCTCGCTTCGCTACTCATCCAGCCCGCCTCGGCCGTGACCATCCCCACCGTGCCGATTGGCAACGCGGGGAACGCAGCCGATCCGTTAACCGGCAATCTCTACGGTAGCGTGGGCTACAATTATCGTATCGGCACGACCGAAGTGACCAATGCGCAGTATGCCGAATTTTTGAACTTCAAAGCGGCCAGCGATCCGTTGGCCCTCTACAACACGAACATGGGGAGCGATCCCCGCGCCGGGATCACGCGTAGCGGCGTCAGCGGCGCCTACACGTATTCCAGCAAGCCCAACATGGCCGACAAGCCGGTGAATTACGTGAGTTGGTACGATTCGATCCGTTTTGCCAACTGGCTCAATAACGGCCAAGGCGCCGGCGACACCGAAACCGGCGCCTACACACTGTTGGGCGGCACGGCCACGCCCAGCAATGGCCTGAGCATCACGCGCAACGCGGGGGCGAAGTGGTTACTACCGAGCGAAGACGAGTGGTACAAGTCAGCCTACCATCAGCCGGCGGCGCAAGGGGGCGACGGTGACAACTACTGGCTTTACCCCACGGCCAGCAACACGGCGCCCACCGTGGCCACTGCCGACATCGCCGGCAACATTAGTAACCCGGGCGCGAACGTGGCAAATTACTATAACGGCGCCATCTGGAACGGCCTGTACGGCAACGTGACGACAGTCGGTAGCGCCGGCCCCTTGAGCGACAGCTTTTATGGCACAGCGGACCAAGGCGGCAATGTCTGGGAATGGAACGAAACGCTCATCAGCTCGCCGTTTCGAGGTTTGCGCGGTGATTCGTGGGGTGGCTACGCGGTCAACTTGCAGTCCTCGGCCCGGGACAGTTCCCCCCCGGCGCTCGAGGACGTCAATGTCGGGTTCCGCGTGGCAACCGTCCCTGAGCCAGGTACGGCAGTGCTCGGGATGATTGGTTGTGCGTTGATGCTGTGGTGGGGACGGCGGCGCAAGTAGCCGAGGCCATAGGCCGCGTCCCGCTTCGGCCAGATTCGACCGGGTGTGCAAAGCCCACGCGACCGGGCCAGGCCCAGGGACTACCCAGCTATTCCGCGTGCCGGTGACGTGAGCGGGCAGGAAAAGAAGCAGGCTTGCGCCGCGGCGAGTAGCAGCAATCGTCGAATGCCGCGGACAAGCCGATCTCGCCCCGCAGCGTAGAATTAAGCCCGACAGTACCCGCTACGGTCGGCCCCCGCGTTGCGGTCGTCAATCTCTCACATTGGTTTCGCGCAGCTCGCGAAACGAATGACTATCGGCGTTGGGGACCGCGTCTTGCAAGTTCGCATTCGATCCAGCGGCAACAAAGACGCCTCAGTCTTGTTCAGGTGAACTTGCTTTTGCGACCGCACTTCCGCCGCCGTCGCCGCGCTAGTGAGCATGAGCTGAACACAGAGAAGCAGGCAAACGATCGTGACAGTTCGCATCACATCATCCTTCGGTATGGCGTGGATTTCCGCGGTTGATTCCGCCACTGGATTCTAGAAGCGAGCGCGCGGTGATTGGGTAACTGTCTGGTAACAAGGGCGCCCAACGTCGGCCGAGTGTTCCCTCGTCGGGCCGTGGCGCGCATAGTGGTGGGGCAGCGGCAACAGCTTTCAGGATCAGACATCCATGAGCGAAGTGTTCGAACAACTCATCAACGGATCGCTTGACTATCCCGATGTGATGAGCGTGACCATCCGCCTGTGTTTGGCCACCTTGCTGGGGGCAGTGCTGGGGTTTGAACGCAGCCTGACCGGCAAGCAAGCTGGCATGCGCACGCATATGCTGGTGTCGCTGGGGTCGGCGCTGTTCGTCATGGCAGCGGTTGAGTCAGGGGCGTCGGCCGACGCCGTGACACGCGTGATACAAGGGACGGCGACCGGCATTGGGTTTGTCGGCGCCGGCGCGATTTTGAAGGTGGGCGAAGAGAATCGCGTGCGCGGACTGACCACGGCGGCGAACATCTGGCTGACGGCGGCCATTGGCACGGCCGTTGGCGTGGGACGGCTGTACTTGCCGACCTTGGGGGTGATTCTGGCCTGGTTCACGCTGTCGATCGTGGAACGGCTGGAAGCGCGTATTGAGCGCAAGGCCAAGAAGAAACACGCTCACAAGCCCCCCGCCAACGAAACCTCTGGCCCATAAGCCCAACCGCTCAAGGGCGCGCCAGTCGCGCGGCGGCCAGTTCTGCCCAGGGGCTTTCTGGAGCGAGGCCGACAAAGGCCTGCCAATGAACCGTCGCCTCGTCGCGGCGCCCCAGGTCGTCAAGCGCGCGGGCGAGTTGATAATGCGCGTCGGCGTAGTCAGGGTGAAAATCGAGCGCGCCTTGAAAGGCGGCGACAGCCAGTTCGGGCTGGCCCTCTTCCATCAGCACGCAGCCGAGATTGGCACGCGCCTCGACGAGATCTTCGTCGATTTCCAGCGCCATGTAGTAGCGCTCGCGGGCGGCGGCGCGATCACCCACGCGGTAGAGCAACTCGGCAAGTCGAAAGCAAAGCTCGGCATCGGGCCCCTTGGCCGCCAGCGCTGCGCGACATAATTCGATCGCCGGAACAAGCGCGCCGGAGTCTTCGCACTCTTCCGAGGCGGCGATGAGTTCGGCGGGCGTGGCGCCGAAGGGAAGGCGCCGGGCCAGTTCCGCCGCCGGAGTGGCGAGCGCGGCGGTGTGCGGTTGGGTGACGGCATCGGCGGCTTGAAAGTCGAAGCGCCGCTGACCGCCGGCTTCGATGAGTCCTTCGCCGGCGCGGAGCAGCAGATCTTGACCTTCGACAATGATCGACAACTGCGAGAGGGGGCGGTCAACTTGCGGCAAATAGTCGCGCCAGCGGGCGAGCTTGCGTTCGATGGCTTGGGGAGAGACGCCGGCAGCCAACAGATCGGCCAGACGGCGCGCGGTGGCCACTTCGCGATAGTCGAAATAGGCGAGTCGATGGACCTGCCGCACGGGCTGTATGAGCCCGCGGCGCTGCCAGCGGCGCACAATAGCCACGGGGAGCTTGAGCAGGTCGGCCAGCAGAGCAGGCGTATAGAGTTGTTGCACCTGATCGCGCGGTTCGACCAGGCCGAGGCGTTCCCAGAGCCGCGTTTCGCTCCAAATTTCGAGGCGGCCGGTATGGGCGGCGGCGGCCAGTTCGTCGTCCAACAGTTCGGTGGCGGCGGCGTCGGACAAGCTGGCGTCTCCGCCGACCACGAGGGTGTCGATGGAGGCGTCGACGCGATCGGCCACGGTGGCGCCGTGCTGCCGTAAGAGATCGGCGGCGGCGCGGCGATTCATCGCCTCCAGCTTGCCAACTAGGGCGATCGTGCGACCGACGAGCGCGGTCAACGTGGAACTGCTGTCATGCATGACGTGCCATCCTTTGCACCGATCTTAAGACGGCCCGCGCGAAATTTGAACCCTGTCGATTTCATGGAGGAAAATCTGCTGCGGTCTTCTTTCGCTTTGCGGCGAGCGTCGTTGGCGCCAAAAAGAACGGCGGCGGGCTTTGCAGCACGCCGCCGGGCGTCGATTGGATTGGGCGGGCCAGGCCGCACTAGGTGGCCTTGTCGCCCGATTGGACCGGGGCATCGCTCGGCGAGGGCTCGGCCTGTTCTTCGTCAACCGGTTCGGGCAGCGGCTTGTTGGGATCGAGCTTGGGCTGCTCGGTTGGGGCCTCCGCGGCGGGCTGTTTGGCTGACTGCGGTTGCTCGATCGGCTTTTTTTGCGTGGTCGCCGGGGCGGAATGTTGCGGCGGGGCGGGGGTAGGCTGCGGCTCGGAAACGATGGGCGCCGGAACCAAGGTGGCGGCGGGCGTCGCGCTGGCACAGGTCGGTTCGACGTACACCGGGGCCACCGGCGCCCAGCGGAGCGTGGTGTGCGGAATGCGGTAGGTGTAGGTGACCGGCGTGCGGCGTTCGACGCAGCGCGGGGTGCGAATGACTTCTTGCGTCGCCACCTGACGACAGACGCGAACCGGCGTCTGCTCGACGCGCTCTTCGTAGATCATGCGGCAGGTTTGCACCGGCACTTTGCGGACGATCTCTTCTTCGACAAAGCGGCAAACTTGCACCGGCGTTTGCTGCTGCACGCGCTCGACGACCTGGCGGCAGACCTGCACCGGGGTTTGGCGAACCTGCTCTTCCTGGACGATGCGGCAAGTTTGCACCGGGACCTTGCGGACCATTTCTTCGTCGACAAAGCGGACGGTCTGCACGGGCACTTTGCGCGTCATCACGCGTTGCACGAAGGTGGTTTGCGGAATTTGCTGGGCCACGACGTTCGACTGCCAGACGCGCTGCGTGGTGTAGGTGTCTGGCTGCTGGACCGGAGTCCAGGCCAAGCCGCCGCGGCGATAAAACGACTGGCCGGTCGCGGGGTCGACAGCGCAGCCAGAGGGTTGCCAGGCGAGTTTGTTGCAGATACGGCCCGGTTGCCGCACGCACTGGTCGACGAAGCCGCCGGCATCGACCATCTGGGTGCGGTACGTGGTGACCGGTTCGTTGACAGTGTATTGCTCTTCGCGCTCGGCGGTCTCCAGCACCTGGCGGCGAACGACGAAGCGCTCTTCACGCTCCGAGGTTTCGTAAACCGGGCGATTGACCACGAAGCGCTCTTCGCGCATTTGAGTCTCAACCACGTTTTGGACGCGATCGAAGCTGGTGTCGCGCATCTGCGTTTCCCACACCGGCTTTTGCACGCGGTAACGCTCCTCGCGTTCGGCGGTTTCCCAGACGGGGCGGGCGACAGTGTAGCGGCGCTCGCGCATTTCGGTTTCCCACACGGGTCGGTAGACCGTCACGGGGCGCTCTTCGACGATGGTTTCGGTGTCGACGCGGTAGTAGGTGGCCTGCCGTTCTTCATACCAGGTTTCGTAGACCGGCCGATAGGCGCGGACTGGGCCCTGGCAGGAACCGCAGGCATCGAATTGGGCAAAGCTGGCGGCGGATGATAGGGCGGCGCCCAACACGCAGGCGCTCGACAACAAGAAGCGACGCATCGAAGAATCTCCCCCCGACCGACTCTGGCGAATAAAAATCAACGGCCCCCATGGGCGTTGCAGTTCACATTCCGAACGCAAGAAACTTTA from Pirellulales bacterium includes the following:
- a CDS encoding tetratricopeptide repeat protein → MHDSSSTLTALVGRTIALVGKLEAMNRRAAADLLRQHGATVADRVDASIDTLVVGGDASLSDAAATELLDDELAAAAHTGRLEIWSETRLWERLGLVEPRDQVQQLYTPALLADLLKLPVAIVRRWQRRGLIQPVRQVHRLAYFDYREVATARRLADLLAAGVSPQAIERKLARWRDYLPQVDRPLSQLSIIVEGQDLLLRAGEGLIEAGGQRRFDFQAADAVTQPHTAALATPAAELARRLPFGATPAELIAASEECEDSGALVPAIELCRAALAAKGPDAELCFRLAELLYRVGDRAAARERYYMALEIDEDLVEARANLGCVLMEEGQPELAVAAFQGALDFHPDYADAHYQLARALDDLGRRDEATVHWQAFVGLAPESPWAELAAARLARP
- a CDS encoding formylglycine-generating enzyme family protein, producing MRRTILRRFFLLSAGLALASLLIQPASAVTIPTVPIGNAGNAADPLTGNLYGSVGYNYRIGTTEVTNAQYAEFLNFKAASDPLALYNTNMGSDPRAGITRSGVSGAYTYSSKPNMADKPVNYVSWYDSIRFANWLNNGQGAGDTETGAYTLLGGTATPSNGLSITRNAGAKWLLPSEDEWYKSAYHQPAAQGGDGDNYWLYPTASNTAPTVATADIAGNISNPGANVANYYNGAIWNGLYGNVTTVGSAGPLSDSFYGTADQGGNVWEWNETLISSPFRGLRGDSWGGYAVNLQSSARDSSPPALEDVNVGFRVATVPEPGTAVLGMIGCALMLWWGRRRK
- a CDS encoding MgtC/SapB family protein; translation: MSEVFEQLINGSLDYPDVMSVTIRLCLATLLGAVLGFERSLTGKQAGMRTHMLVSLGSALFVMAAVESGASADAVTRVIQGTATGIGFVGAGAILKVGEENRVRGLTTAANIWLTAAIGTAVGVGRLYLPTLGVILAWFTLSIVERLEARIERKAKKKHAHKPPANETSGP